ACTGCTTACACTGGCTCGCCCTGTAACGACCCAGCGTTGCTTTCACGCCCGATTCTCCTGGAAATCCCACTTGCTAAGGGAGCTGGGAAACGgtccctgcccctgctggctgcATGCTCCCAGCTGGTGGAGCTGCCGCTGCAGCCCCATGGCCCCAGTTGCTAAGTGCAGAGGCCTCTGCAGCCCGCCCACCGAGGGAGCCTGGGGTGGGAACTCAGGCAGTGCCTCTCGCATCGCAGGACAAATGCGTCCTTATTGGAGGCTATGGAGGTGCTGGCAGAACAGGGAAAGCAACGGCCCTTGCAGCTCCTGTCGGGTGGGTGCCATGGGGCTGGGCAGTGACTCACGTCAAACAGAGGGTCaggaaatggggtgggggctgcaagGGGCATTAGGTGCCCAGCTGTCATggggagtcagtgggagttggtaCCAGGCTCCCTTCGGCCCCTTGGAAAATCTGACCCCTAAAGGTCTCCGAAGCAAGGAGCCCTGCAACCTCCAGCCAGGCTGTGTTCCTGCGGCTGCGGgtagggctctgggctgtgcttgccagctccccagcactgctAGCATTTCcccaccagggggcagcacccatgGCTAACCTAGTGGTTAGGGCTGTGTCTGGTCCACAGGCTGAGTTTGGTTTAGCTGCAGGTGCTTCCTGGCTCTgtgctccctgcagagctggggttgGCTGTGTCCAGCCCTCGGGCAGCGGGATGGGCTCCCTGAGTGCAGACATGGGCAGAGGGGGCACAGCATGGGCAGGGGACCCTGGATCTCTCTGAGATGTGCTTTGTGCCTCTGGTCGTAGGAATGGGCTGCAAGCccggcccctgcagctccttgcAAGGCTTCGGCTTCACGAGCGAGAGAAGCGGCTCCCGTAAGTGCCGTCCCCAGGGCCCGGCTCCGCGCCGCCCCCTCTGCCACGTCGCCAGATCTCGGGGGTTTATCCCGAGGCTCCCAACGagggggaccagatgtcccgattttatagggacaggcccgatatttggggcgttttcttatataggctcctattaccctccacccccgtctcgatttttcacatttgctgtctggtgacCCTACTCCCAATGGATGGTGCTTTTCTTGCATCCTCGGCTCCTGGGGGCCCAGGCTCAGAGGAGGCTCTGCAGTCATTTAAAACAGGAAACCAGGTTTTAGCCCTGGTCATGGCAGAGATCTCGAGCCCCCGACCCGATGCCCCCGCGTACTCACAGACCGGGGCAAAGAGCAAGAACCCCACGTTTCTGATGTGAATATAAAGCCCAGCTGGGGATTTCAGGGGCCTGGCTCGTGGCTTTTGAATGCTCCGGGTTGGCAGTGCTGATGTGCGGCTGAGAGGCCTGGGCTGATGTGCCATTGGCCCGaagcccagccagcagcagcgtgAGCttccctgggcccagcccctgccagagccccaAGCCAGGGGCCCAGGCGGGGGGTGAACgggcacttcagtctccctggcccaTTCGCTGCTTGGCGTCCCCGCTGAGGTGCCCAGTTCGTGCATTGCTCCAAACCGTGCGGGGCTGTTCTAGGCAGCTCCCTAGGGAAGGAGCTGTGGGTGTGTttcaggagctcagggcaggcaggggcgggCTGGATTCAGAGACCATGTCTTGCCAGTGAGCGGGCAGGGTTGCTGGACTGGAAGCTCGGGCCTCCCTGAAGCTGGCAGAGACCCGTCCACCAGCCCAACGCCCCTACAGTCCCTGGTGGGCAACGGGATCCAGCCTAATTCCCCTCTGCGGGCAGGGTGCCCTGAGGGTGTGTGGCAGTGCTGCCCTCAGAGCAGAggggggctgagccctgcacAGAGACTCATGCCCTGGCCTCTCCTGTGCTTGCCCAGCTTCCGCCGGCGAGGCCCTGCTCGCCACCATACAGAAAGCAGCCGAGGCGGTCGCCAGCgctgtgctgcccagcccagagttcccccctccctgccccagggagctgcaGGATGATGCCTACCAGCCCGTGACGGCGCCTTCTCCTGGCAAAAGCTGTGTGGTGCCTCAGAagccccctgctgctgcagcccacaGCATGCGAGGTAGGTGCGTGGAGCTGCAGTGATGGAAAGCAGCTCCCACGGACAGCTATGGCGCATCATCGCCCCTGCTGAATTAGGGCTCCTGACGCCCCGGCCGGGAGGGGAAGGTTGGTCCTACTCTAAAGATGGACACATTAGCTTCAGTGatggagctgggaacagaaccccagaGTCCAGGCACCCAGTTCCCAGCTCTCGCTGCTGGATGATGCTCCTCTGAGCAGTGGTGCTAATGCCTAATATTCGTTAGCCgttttgccccccacccccgggctcaCCGCATGCTCGGCAAATCCTAGGAATCGCCACACactgcactgaaatgcagccacctctggggagaaaCACAGCTCCATGGTCCAGGCCTGGAATAGAAGAAGAACCCTGGTTCCTATGGAGCGCCCACCATTTCCTGTATGGTGCAGGTGGAGGCTGGGTCGTGGCAGAGCTGTCTGCCACTCCCTGAAGCAGGCAGGAAGCTCTGGCTCTGGGTGACTGACTCTTGCTGTTGCTTCTCCTACAGTGAGTCACCAAcctgggcaggcaggaggtggctgggAAGAGACGGACAGTGGGCACAGCTCCCAGAACTCCTCGCAGGAGAACGGGGAGCTGAGCAGGACCTCCGACTCCTACAGCAAATCAGGCAGCGACAGCCCCTCTGGGGCCAGCAGGGAGCCGGGGAACGGAACTGAGAGGTGAGCCAGAGGGCCCGGGGATGGGGCTGGAGAGGGCCTGTGGCCGGGGCCagggtggagagagaaggaagggcTCTGAGCTTGTGGCAGGGGTGCAGCCGGGGTTAAAACCATTGGGCTCCCCCTTCTCCAGTATCCCTGCAAGTCCCTTAATGCGCATGGTCTCCTCTCTTGCCAGGCCCTGTTAATTCATGTCCCCTCTGGGTGCTGGGTCCCCCTAGTTTTTCAGCCGCCCGGCTCCGTGCACTGAAGTGGGAGCGTCAGGCAGATGCTGGGGTTCATCCAGCCTGAGCTGCTTCACACTGTGGGGCCAGTGCCCGGGGGCCCCTTCACCCCCCATGGGTGGGCGGAGCTGTGAGGGCGGCAGCTGCCTGTGTGCTGGGGGTGGCCAGGGTCCGTGACTTGCCCCAGTTGGGTTGGAACACGAGTGCCAAGCGCCCAGGCCTGTGCCCAGCTGCACCCTGCTCTCTCTGTGCCCTGCTGGGGGCGGAGTCTGTGAGCTGGCAGGGAAGCCTGCTCACTGCCCCTCCGAATTggggagcggggccgggagcGCGTCCTCCCTTGTAGGACAGAGGGAACGAGCTGGCGTCTCCTCCCCACTGGCAGGGTGGAGGGCGACTGCCTGCAGGAGCTGAGCCTGGTGAGCGTGCTGACCAGGGGCTCCAAGGTCTTCCTGACGCGGGAGGAGACCCAGCACTTCATCAAAGAGTAAGAGTCCGTCGCGTCCtctcctgggctggggggaggctgcattccccacccctgccggggtgccggggggctgggccgggggttCTCCAAAGCCCTCTTGGTCGCACAATGTCCCCTGggtcccctgccccttcctgggcTGGCTGATGGGCAGAGCCTGCCCTCCCTCTGGATCTGGCTGCAAAGCAGAGCGGGGAGCCAGGGTGCTGCCCCACACCATTCACCCTGGAGGGCTCAGCCAGCGACCCCTGAGGTGGTGGGGCAGGAAAGTCCCTGGGGGGCGGGTCAtggggctgctccctgccatcccTGAGAGGCTGAGGATCCCTGCGTGAGCCTGGGAAGCTGCATCCCGCTTGCTGCCGTGCCCACGCGCTGCCCGCTCTCCCCAGGTGCGGGCTGCTGAACTGCGAGGTGGTGCTGGAGCTGCTGAGCCGGACGCTGCAGGACCCCAGCCAGCTCGTCTGCATGGTGGGTGCACGGAGGAGACGCTGCCTCCACTGCAGCTCCTGCGGGCACGGGGAGACGGCTGATTGGATGGGGCCCACTGAGCAGCCCGAGAAGCCTCAGGAGTGTGGAGGGGCTCCCCGGCTGCCCCATGGGAGGAGGTGGCTCAGGAAACGAGCCCGTCTGGGTCGTACTGGGATCTGGTGTGGATCAGCGGTGGGTCATGAGCTGGTTCATGCCCTCGTCTGCCTGCACTAGTGGGGAAGGGCTCCCACGGCGAAAGCTCCGGCACCCCTTGCCCCATGGATGGCCTCTGAGTGACTGGGCCCTGGAGCTGGTCCCGCCTGGGCTGGGGAAACTTGCTCTGCCGCTGGGTAATCAGGGAGCCCCatctccctgggctggggctgtgggctcgGACGAGCTGCCTGCAGCTGCAGTATCAGCATAGGCCCTGTCTTTTCTGTCCTTGCCAGAGGTCCATGTGTGCCATATCCTCCCTCCTGTGCTCCGACCTGCTGGCCCACGAGCAGATCTCTGTGATTACCCGGCCACACCTGCAGCAGCTCAGCCAACGAAGCCCCGGTCCCATGGCCAACAAAGCAACAAAGGTGACTCCTGTGTCTCTCACAGCTCAGTGCTGCCGGGCCagacccagctcctccctccctccctcccctggagcagggAGCACCAGAGAGTGCAGGGTCATTCCCCCCGCCACCATACGGGCTGAACTTTGCTCCTAGAGGAGATAACATGCTCCAGGGCATCAGCTGGTGGCTGCACAGGTCAGGAAGGAAGGAATGTCCCCTCCTCTCCAATGAAATATTGCACAATAGGTCGGGTACGTTATGGGTGGTGAGCCCCCTGCAAAGCATCAGGTATTAAATCCTGCCAGGCAGGATACCAGCTTGATCTACTGTGCATGGCACTCCCCATGCTAATGCCCGGCAATGGGGGGGGCAGCATAAAAGGGCTCCCCAAAATCCCATCCAGCCCCCCTGGGGAGCAGGCTGGCAGGGGCCGGCCTCTGAAGGCTGCCCCTTGTGAAGGGGTCAGTGGTGGGGCAGGCCCGCTGTGCTGCACTGACTCCTTGCTCTGTTCCTCCCTTTCCGTGCCAGCTCCTGAGGCAGTTTGAGGCTTTGTGCAGGAGCTGCCCGTCTCCCAAGAGATCACAGCCAGACACGGATCCCTCTGCTCCTGCCAGGGGCTCCCCCCAACACACGCGTGACTTGCTGATGGACCTCATGCCTCTGGCAGGAGACACCGTTCTCAAGCCCGTGAGCTTAGCCCCTTTCCTCTCGGAGACCTGTAAAGCCCTAGCATTCGATGCGCATCCTGTGGCCGTGCCCGCCCCTGCGGGAGAGCAGGGCACAGAAGCAGAGACCTGTGAGCAGTTTGGGGATGTTGCACCAGGCTGTCGGTGCCAGCAGGAGGTGGAGTGCAGACTAACGGGGCCTGAGGCCCAGCTGGATGCTGCCCGGATGGATTCCGAGCGTGCACAGACGCTGaatggcaggcagggggcagctgtACCCCCTCAGAGCCTCTCCCTGTTCGCAGGCATGGAGCTGGTGGCCCTTCCAGGCACAGCAGTAGCCAACTCTGGTGGGGAGGGATGTGCCTCTCGTGTTCCACGGACACTGCCCTGCACTGGGACTGCCAGCCCCAAGGCTCACGGGGACTCCGAGGGCAGCAGGGAACCGTCTGCATTCTCCTTCCTCAACATGtagcagctggggctgcaggacaCTGAGGAACTGGGGTCTCGCTCGCTGCGTGTCACGCTCAGGCCATCACTACAGGGGCACCAGCTGCTCACTCCAAAGCGAGGCCTCCCCGTTCCTTGTGGGTGCTGCCCAGTCCACGTCCTGCAGACGGGCTGGCAGTGCCGGTGCTGCTGGGGAGTATCTCGCTGGGGCACAACGAGGAAATGGAGTCTCCAGTCACTCCCTTCAGTTTGATCCCTGGAGGTGCCCTTGAAAAATCtatgagcaaccctacaataacaatccAGCATGATCCCAcacgggggggggagagggggaatgtgCCATGACAGCCAGTTCCAGGCtgccaaaggggggggggggcacgggaaTGAGAATCCCCTTGACTATACCCCCATGTTAAGGTTATGCTACAGGAATAAGGCTAATCAAATGTGCTTGGCTGCTCTGGCCATCAGTGTCAGTCTGTAACGCTGCTCAGGCAAGGGCCTGGGGcacactggggagggaggggcagtgaGTCCATATGGACTCAACCTCTCGTGCTGTGCCTCAGCCTGTGTGAATGAATGTACTAGTAACCGGCTCAATCACTTAACGTGTATGGAGGGTGGCTAATGGTACCTTGGAAGGTCCAGGGACGCCggctgcctttccccagcacagCACCTGCTCAGTCCCATTGCTGTTGGGGTAGAGGCATTGAGCAGGGCAGTCTGGAAGCCAGGTTTCAGAAGATCTTTTCAAGGAAGGTGATGCGTTAGGCACCTCAGTTGATACCACGTGCCCTGCAGGCCTTGGCTGAGCTGCTGTGGGAATCTGTTTGAGGTGGTTTGGTTTTCCTACTGAGAATCCGATATTGTAGCTACTTGTTATTTGAAGGTGCGttacacacacccaccccttgGAGCGCTTTAGCAGGGCTGGCAATGGAAGGGACTAAACACATATGTAGAAGCATGAATCCCTGTGTGGGGCAGCAGCCCCTTTCACACCTGCAGACTGATCTCTTGCCCAATCCTACTGGGCACAGGGAAGCCAACTTACAGGGACAGGCTGCCTTGGGCAGCAGATTGGCGTTTATTCAGTGTTTACACGTCACACACGAGTCCATCTGGCTGCGAGAGCTAGTTATGTACAAGTCTGTGTGTTGTCCTTGGGCTTATGACATCCAGAGCAGCCTACCTGTCCCCATGGGGCAAATTTGCAACAGGCAAGTTAAAGATCCCTGGGGGAAATCCCTTTCTAGCAGTGTCTGATCTGCCCCACGGGGCAGAAGCTTGGGTGGGCTCCTGCTGTGTACAAATcacaccctgcagccagggccctgCTCACACACTCCTGCCAATGTTCTTAGCTCCCGCAACCTGTCTGCTCttagggctgggaggagggaagggtcCATTGTCCAGAAAGCTTCCTGGGAGGACGTTCCATGTTtacagagcgtgtgtgtgtgtgggggggtgctaaTATGACTTTAATAAACACTAAGTTGTGTATATTTAAAGTTTGACTAATTCTCTTGTTTTGAGGTACAAAGTGTGCTTGTTTATAGCCTGTGCCTCAGGTGAAATCTGCGTTCTGCTCAGAGCACGCTGGGATGGCTTTCTTGGCCTTGGCAGTGATGGTGAGCTCAGAGGAGCGAGCAGCTACAGGCTGAAATGTAACCAAGGCCCCTGCTAGGGGC
The Mauremys reevesii isolate NIE-2019 linkage group 15, ASM1616193v1, whole genome shotgun sequence DNA segment above includes these coding regions:
- the TEPSIN gene encoding AP-4 complex accessory subunit tepsin isoform X2, with amino-acid sequence MKGTSDDDVPCPGYLFEEIAKISHDSPGSSQCLLEHLLNRLQNNSCHIKLKVLKILLYMCTHGSSQFLQQLKRNSTFIQEAAVFAGPPDPLHGNSLYQKVRAAAQDLASALFSDTLSPPPSAQPTRPLPPAGMGCKPGPCSSLQGFGFTSERSGSPSAGEALLATIQKAAEAVASAVLPSPEFPPPCPRELQDDAYQPVTAPSPGKSCVVPQKPPAAAAHSMRVSHQPGQAGGGWEETDSGHSSQNSSQENGELSRTSDSYSKSGSDSPSGASREPGNGTERVEGDCLQELSLVSVLTRGSKVFLTREETQHFIKECGLLNCEVVLELLSRTLQDPSQLVCMRSMCAISSLLCSDLLAHEQISVITRPHLQQLSQRSPGPMANKATKLLRQFEALCRSCPSPKRSQPDTDPSAPARGSPQHTRDLLMDLMPLAGDTVLKPVSLAPFLSETCKALAFDAHPVAVPAPAGEQGTEAETCEQFGDVAPGCRCQQEVECRLTGPEAQLDAARMDSERAQTLNGRQGAAVPPQSLSLFAGMELVALPGTAVANSGGEGCASRVPRTLPCTGTASPKAHGDSEGSREPSAFSFLNM
- the TEPSIN gene encoding AP-4 complex accessory subunit tepsin isoform X1, with the translated sequence MAAPLRDRLGFLSRLPTLMKGTSDDDVPCPGYLFEEIAKISHDSPGSSQCLLEHLLNRLQNNSCHIKLKVLKILLYMCTHGSSQFLQQLKRNSTFIQEAAVFAGPPDPLHGNSLYQKVRAAAQDLASALFSDTLSPPPSAQPTRPLPPAGMGCKPGPCSSLQGFGFTSERSGSPSAGEALLATIQKAAEAVASAVLPSPEFPPPCPRELQDDAYQPVTAPSPGKSCVVPQKPPAAAAHSMRVSHQPGQAGGGWEETDSGHSSQNSSQENGELSRTSDSYSKSGSDSPSGASREPGNGTERVEGDCLQELSLVSVLTRGSKVFLTREETQHFIKECGLLNCEVVLELLSRTLQDPSQLVCMRSMCAISSLLCSDLLAHEQISVITRPHLQQLSQRSPGPMANKATKLLRQFEALCRSCPSPKRSQPDTDPSAPARGSPQHTRDLLMDLMPLAGDTVLKPVSLAPFLSETCKALAFDAHPVAVPAPAGEQGTEAETCEQFGDVAPGCRCQQEVECRLTGPEAQLDAARMDSERAQTLNGRQGAAVPPQSLSLFAGMELVALPGTAVANSGGEGCASRVPRTLPCTGTASPKAHGDSEGSREPSAFSFLNM
- the TEPSIN gene encoding AP-4 complex accessory subunit tepsin isoform X3, whose product is MAAPLRDRLGFLSRLPTLMKGTSDDDVPCPGYLFEEIAKISHDSPGSSQCLLEHLLNRLQNNSCHIKLKVLKILLYMCTHGSSQFLQQLKRNSTFIQEAAVFAGPPDPLHGNSLYQKVRAAAQDLASALFSDTLSPPPSAQPTRPLPPAGMGCKPGPCSSLQGFGFTSERSGSPSAGEALLATIQKAAEAVASAVLPSPEFPPPCPRELQDDAYQPVTAPSPGKSCVVPQKPPAAAAHSMRVSHQPGQAGGGWEETDSGHSSQNSSQENGELSRTSDSYSKSGSDSPSGASREPGNGTERCGLLNCEVVLELLSRTLQDPSQLVCMRSMCAISSLLCSDLLAHEQISVITRPHLQQLSQRSPGPMANKATKLLRQFEALCRSCPSPKRSQPDTDPSAPARGSPQHTRDLLMDLMPLAGDTVLKPVSLAPFLSETCKALAFDAHPVAVPAPAGEQGTEAETCEQFGDVAPGCRCQQEVECRLTGPEAQLDAARMDSERAQTLNGRQGAAVPPQSLSLFAGMELVALPGTAVANSGGEGCASRVPRTLPCTGTASPKAHGDSEGSREPSAFSFLNM
- the TEPSIN gene encoding AP-4 complex accessory subunit tepsin isoform X4 — encoded protein: MCTHGSSQFLQQLKRNSTFIQEAAVFAGPPDPLHGNSLYQKVRAAAQDLASALFSDTLSPPPSAQPTRPLPPAGMGCKPGPCSSLQGFGFTSERSGSPSAGEALLATIQKAAEAVASAVLPSPEFPPPCPRELQDDAYQPVTAPSPGKSCVVPQKPPAAAAHSMRVSHQPGQAGGGWEETDSGHSSQNSSQENGELSRTSDSYSKSGSDSPSGASREPGNGTERVEGDCLQELSLVSVLTRGSKVFLTREETQHFIKECGLLNCEVVLELLSRTLQDPSQLVCMRSMCAISSLLCSDLLAHEQISVITRPHLQQLSQRSPGPMANKATKLLRQFEALCRSCPSPKRSQPDTDPSAPARGSPQHTRDLLMDLMPLAGDTVLKPVSLAPFLSETCKALAFDAHPVAVPAPAGEQGTEAETCEQFGDVAPGCRCQQEVECRLTGPEAQLDAARMDSERAQTLNGRQGAAVPPQSLSLFAGMELVALPGTAVANSGGEGCASRVPRTLPCTGTASPKAHGDSEGSREPSAFSFLNM